The DNA segment TAGCTACACCATCGGCTGGGGCAATTACGTCAGTGCCAATACGTCCACCAATATCGATGCCTTTATGCATAACCCATCTATTATTAGAAATAGGATCTAGTCGTTTTCCGAAGTAACTAGTAATGAAGCCTTTTACTACCGGACTTAGCGAGGGTGTATTGGATAATAACTGATTTGCATCGTGAAAGTATTCAAGTAACTCACCAAGTGAGGTTTGTAACTCTAGGCCTTCTGAATCCAATTGTTCAAAAGCTAATGGTAGGGCTATGTATGGAAGTTTAAGTAATTGGTTATTATTATGGTGGAGGCTAAAAGGTAAAGAATTGTCATTTAATGAATTGATAGTAGCATCATCGTCAAGTGGGCCAATGCCAAAGATATCAGTTTTGGAGTTAAGCCCACTTTTTGACCATATTTGTGCGAAGGTAAGATTGGTTTTTAGAGCAATAAAACGGCTTTTGGGCAATCGCTCTTGAATTTGATGTAATACCAGATTAAGAATTTTATTTTCATGCTCTATCTCTGCAGACTCTTTAGCTGCATTATTGTTTAAAATAGAACTTAGAGAAATTAATAGAATAAAAACAAAACTAATCAATGTAATTATAGATGCGGTTAACAAAGTTGAAACAGCTATACTAACACGACGTACAGAGCGTCCAGTAGAGTCTAGAATTACTAAAAAGTAGCGACGATTAATCACAATATATTAAGAGTATCCAAGGCTTAATCCAGAGTCAAATAAGTGTTGCTAAATAATAGACAAACATACAAGTAGGTAAATGTATGTTGGTATCGCTTTTAATAGTTAGTAAAAAAATTGGCTCATACGAGAGGAATGCCGGTACCTGGAGTGCGGGTTTTGCCTAATACTTGGTTGGAGGCTGCATTGCCATCAATACCGCCACTAGTTTGAGCAATCATCGAACGCAATTCATCGAGACGATTAGCAAATGGCGCAAGCAATTGTTTTAGGCTTTTGCCATCTATATGAAATAGTTCACCTTTAGGAATAGCAGCATCAACATTGGTCATATTAAGATGTTGATTTTGTTGTAGCATAAATTGAGCGCCATAAGTTGATGCAGCAGAGTTATCGCTAAATGGTGTTAGCGTCGCATCTTGAACTGCCATCCAGTTTAAATAATGGCCAGTAGCTTGATTGGGGGTAATTGAGTCATTACCACAGAAAATGGCAGAGTCATCTTCAAAGGCAGTGAAAGTGCCGGGGTTATCGACACCGTTCATGTCATTTTTGGCATG comes from the Deltaproteobacteria bacterium genome and includes:
- a CDS encoding M23 family metallopeptidase, which translates into the protein MINRRYFLVILDSTGRSVRRVSIAVSTLLTASIITLISFVFILLISLSSILNNNAAKESAEIEHENKILNLVLHQIQERLPKSRFIALKTNLTFAQIWSKSGLNSKTDIFGIGPLDDDATINSLNDNSLPFSLHHNNNQLLKLPYIALPLAFEQLDSEGLELQTSLGELLEYFHDANQLLSNTPSLSPVVKGFITSYFGKRLDPISNNRWVMHKGIDIGGRIGTDVIAPADGVAIFTGRRGGYGLTLVIDHGYAIQTHYAHLSKIYIKPGDHIKRGETIAAVGNSGRSTGPHLHYEVRRDGRPLQPLHFVLD